One window from the genome of Pseudanabaena yagii GIHE-NHR1 encodes:
- a CDS encoding restriction endonuclease subunit S produces the protein MNNYKLSVKKYPVYKDSGVEWLGDVPEHWELKRLKDIIKNLESGVSVNAENMPAQNHLYGVLKTSCVNEYGFNPNENKAILPEEFTRVKCSPKKGRIIISRMNTPELVGASGYINEDYPNLFLPDRLWQTAFYRNSKLNSKWLSYLLLASSLKGVISCSATGSSPSMKNLAQEDFLRIEIPIPRLSEQELIADYLDTKTAQCDRKIDLLTQKATQYGKLKQSLINETVTRGLDKSVPMKDSGVEWIGDVPEHWEVVRNKQIFQERSILSSTGKETLLTVSHITGVTPRSEKNVNMFMAETMEGYKICHQGDLIINTMWAWMGALGTSKYFGICSPAYNVYMPVNNVPYDYRYFDYLYRTPNAIVEMTRNSKGIVSSRLRLYAKEFFQIETPLPPVSKQNAIADYLDKKTAQIDQIIQTINTQIEKLKELRKTLINDVVTGKIKV, from the coding sequence ATGAATAATTATAAGTTGTCGGTTAAAAAGTATCCAGTTTATAAGGATAGTGGGGTTGAGTGGTTGGGGGATGTGCCTGAGCATTGGGAATTGAAGAGATTAAAAGATATAATTAAAAATCTTGAATCTGGCGTAAGTGTTAATGCTGAAAATATGCCAGCACAAAATCATTTATATGGTGTACTAAAAACAAGTTGTGTAAATGAATATGGATTTAATCCAAATGAGAATAAAGCTATACTTCCTGAAGAATTCACAAGGGTAAAATGTAGTCCAAAAAAAGGACGTATTATCATTAGTAGAATGAATACCCCTGAGTTAGTTGGTGCTAGTGGATATATTAATGAAGATTATCCTAATCTCTTTTTACCTGACCGTTTATGGCAAACAGCTTTTTATAGAAACTCAAAATTAAATTCTAAATGGCTAAGTTATCTCTTATTAGCAAGTAGTTTAAAAGGAGTTATTTCCTGCTCAGCAACGGGTTCAAGTCCAAGCATGAAAAATCTTGCACAAGAAGACTTTTTGCGAATAGAAATTCCTATTCCTCGTCTATCTGAACAAGAATTGATCGCTGACTATTTAGATACAAAAACGGCGCAATGCGATCGCAAAATTGACTTACTCACCCAAAAAGCAACACAATACGGCAAGCTCAAACAGTCTCTCATCAATGAAACCGTGACTCGTGGGCTTGATAAGTCTGTGCCGATGAAAGACAGTGGCGTTGAGTGGATTGGGGATGTTCCTGAACATTGGGAAGTTGTCAGAAATAAGCAAATATTCCAAGAACGTAGCATTTTAAGTTCTACAGGTAAAGAAACATTACTTACGGTTTCACATATTACGGGTGTTACTCCTCGCAGCGAAAAAAATGTAAATATGTTTATGGCTGAGACAATGGAAGGCTATAAAATTTGTCATCAAGGAGACTTGATTATAAATACTATGTGGGCTTGGATGGGCGCACTTGGCACTAGCAAGTATTTTGGTATTTGTAGCCCTGCTTATAACGTGTATATGCCAGTAAATAATGTCCCTTATGATTATAGATATTTTGATTATCTTTACAGAACTCCTAACGCAATAGTTGAGATGACTAGAAACTCAAAAGGGATTGTTTCTTCTCGTCTACGGTTATATGCAAAAGAATTTTTTCAAATTGAAACTCCTTTACCTCCAGTCTCCAAACAAAATGCGATCGCGGATTATCTTGATAAGAAAACTGCACAAATAGACCAAATCATCCAAACCATCAACACCCAAATCGAAAAACTCAAAGAATTGCGTAAAACCCTAATCAATGATGTCGTCACAGGAAAAATAAAAGTCTGA
- a CDS encoding GxxExxY protein, translating into MENFKYADITQKIIGASFEVHKFLGNGFQEVIYQRALAYELGQVGLSFAREIEQHIFYKDLPEPIGTRRADFVVEDKVLVELKAVIQLEDVHLAQALNYLKVYKLEVGLLINFGSKSMTFKRLVR; encoded by the coding sequence ATGGAGAATTTTAAGTATGCGGATATTACTCAGAAGATTATTGGGGCTAGTTTTGAGGTGCATAAGTTTTTGGGTAATGGGTTTCAGGAGGTGATCTATCAGAGGGCTTTGGCTTATGAGTTGGGTCAGGTGGGGTTGAGTTTTGCGCGGGAGATTGAGCAGCATATTTTTTATAAGGATTTGCCTGAGCCGATTGGGACTCGTCGGGCTGATTTTGTGGTGGAGGATAAGGTTTTGGTGGAGTTAAAGGCGGTTATTCAGCTTGAGGATGTGCATTTGGCTCAGGCTTTGAATTATCTGAAGGTGTATAAGTTGGAGGTTGGTTTGCTGATTAATTTTGGTAGCAAGAGTATGACGTTTAAGCGGTTGGTGAGGTGA
- a CDS encoding BrnT family toxin, which translates to MRFEWDENKRLANIRKHGFDFADISSIFDSDTVTVEDDRYNYGEQRFMTLALLQGRIIAVVHTENDDLVRIISVRKASKYEQQIYFEQI; encoded by the coding sequence ATGAGATTTGAATGGGATGAGAATAAGCGTTTAGCTAATATTCGTAAGCATGGTTTTGACTTTGCGGATATTTCATCTATTTTTGATAGTGACACTGTAACAGTTGAGGACGATCGCTATAATTATGGTGAGCAGAGGTTTATGACGCTTGCTTTGTTGCAAGGGCGGATAATCGCTGTTGTACATACTGAGAATGATGATTTAGTCCGTATTATTTCTGTAAGAAAGGCTAGTAAATATGAACAACAAATCTATTTTGAACAAATCTGA
- the polA gene encoding DNA polymerase I gives MTSSAQNHPTFLLVDGHSLAFRAFYAFGKHPEGGLRTSTGIPTSVCFGFLKALIEMLDREKPAAVAIAFDLAQPTFRHEIDDTYKANRSETPESFIPDIQNLQKVLAAMNLPAITQAGFEADDVLGTLSQAASAEGYTVKILSGDRDLFQLIDAEKRISVLNLGQKDKIVEYHADQVKERLGVLPTQVVDYKALCGDASDNIPGVRGIGEKTAVKLITEYGSLENVLAALPSMKGAVKAKLEQGIEDAKHSQFMATIKTDVPLPVAIADCKLTGFDTEQLVPILEELELKDFIKRVDQIQAKLSGNYEKKPSPPAPLPVGEGNKTSAPNGEDEELWFDFAKQEENQAIAATASLKLDVQIIDTIPKLENLCKILSNKQPAAWDTETSALNPFEAELVGIGCCWGDSISEVAYIPLSHNSGQNLQWEEVSAILKPILEDPSYPKYLQNAKFDRLMFKSAGIELAGVAFDTMIASYVIDPEASHKLDDLAMDLLQIRTVSYKTLVGKLKSIAEVDIPDVAQYCGMDTYITYHIQPILEEKLKSVPELWELFQNLEMPLEPILAEMEWRGIRIDKEYLGIFSKELEKDLDALAIAAYQQAGQEFNLNSPKQLSEILVEKLGDKFTGKSRKSKTGYSTDVTVLNKLEGVHPLIDTILENRTLAKLKSTYVDALPSLIQPKTGRVHTDFNQTVTATGRLSSSNPNLQNIPIRTAFSKRIRAGFLPKEDWILMAADYSQIELRILAHLSQEPELMRAFNAGEDVHTVTAQLLLEKEEVNSEERRLAKIINYGVIYGMGAQKFSRDIGVPVKQAKQFIEKFNQRYERIFTYMQSVEAEAERDGYVQTVLGRRRYFRNLKDMGGYQKAALLRSAVNAPIQGTSADIVKLAMLRVHELLKDYQARLLLQVHDELVFEVPPEEVAELQPKIKLAMENALKLSVKLEVDIHTGKNWMEAK, from the coding sequence ATGACTTCAAGCGCACAAAACCACCCCACATTCTTACTCGTTGACGGACATTCCCTCGCGTTTCGCGCCTTTTATGCCTTTGGTAAACATCCCGAAGGCGGCTTGCGAACTTCGACAGGAATCCCCACCAGTGTTTGTTTTGGCTTTTTGAAGGCATTAATTGAGATGCTCGATCGCGAAAAACCTGCGGCTGTAGCGATCGCCTTTGACCTTGCTCAGCCCACCTTTCGCCATGAAATTGACGATACCTACAAGGCAAATCGCTCGGAAACCCCTGAGAGCTTTATTCCTGATATTCAGAACTTACAAAAAGTATTAGCAGCAATGAATTTGCCCGCGATTACCCAAGCAGGTTTTGAGGCGGATGATGTCTTGGGAACGCTCTCACAGGCGGCGAGTGCGGAGGGTTACACCGTCAAGATCTTAAGTGGCGATCGCGATTTGTTTCAGCTAATTGATGCCGAAAAGCGGATTTCGGTATTGAACTTGGGACAAAAAGATAAGATTGTAGAATACCATGCCGATCAAGTAAAAGAGAGGTTAGGCGTATTACCTACGCAGGTTGTGGACTATAAAGCTCTCTGCGGTGACGCTTCCGACAATATTCCGGGGGTGCGAGGGATTGGTGAAAAAACGGCGGTTAAGTTAATTACCGAATATGGTTCGTTAGAGAATGTTTTGGCAGCTTTGCCTAGTATGAAGGGAGCAGTTAAAGCCAAGCTAGAGCAAGGGATTGAGGATGCAAAGCACTCGCAATTTATGGCGACGATTAAAACCGATGTGCCGCTTCCTGTAGCGATCGCTGATTGTAAGTTGACAGGTTTTGATACGGAGCAGTTAGTTCCGATATTAGAGGAACTTGAGCTAAAAGACTTTATCAAGCGCGTCGATCAAATTCAGGCGAAATTGTCGGGGAATTATGAGAAGAAGCCCTCACCCCCAGCCCCTCTCCCAGTGGGAGAGGGGAACAAAACATCGGCTCCGAATGGGGAGGATGAGGAGTTGTGGTTTGATTTTGCTAAGCAAGAGGAGAATCAAGCGATCGCCGCAACCGCTTCTTTAAAATTAGATGTACAGATTATTGACACAATTCCTAAATTAGAGAATTTATGCAAAATCCTGAGTAATAAGCAACCAGCCGCATGGGATACGGAAACCTCGGCATTAAATCCCTTTGAGGCGGAGTTAGTGGGTATAGGTTGCTGTTGGGGCGATTCTATTAGTGAAGTTGCTTATATCCCTTTAAGCCATAATTCAGGGCAAAACCTACAATGGGAAGAAGTAAGCGCGATTCTCAAGCCCATTCTCGAAGATCCTAGCTATCCTAAATATTTGCAAAATGCCAAATTTGATCGCTTGATGTTTAAGTCCGCAGGCATCGAACTAGCAGGTGTGGCATTCGATACAATGATCGCTAGCTATGTCATCGATCCAGAGGCAAGCCATAAGCTTGATGATCTGGCGATGGACTTGCTGCAAATCCGCACTGTAAGCTATAAAACCCTTGTCGGCAAACTCAAATCGATCGCCGAAGTAGATATTCCCGATGTCGCTCAATATTGCGGCATGGATACCTATATCACCTATCATATTCAACCGATTTTAGAAGAGAAGTTAAAATCTGTTCCTGAATTGTGGGAATTGTTCCAAAATTTAGAAATGCCCCTAGAGCCAATTCTTGCGGAAATGGAATGGCGCGGTATTAGGATCGATAAAGAATATTTAGGTATTTTCTCCAAGGAATTAGAGAAAGACCTAGATGCTTTAGCGATCGCTGCCTATCAACAGGCAGGACAAGAGTTTAACCTTAATTCCCCCAAGCAATTAAGCGAAATTTTAGTAGAAAAGCTTGGTGACAAATTTACTGGAAAATCACGCAAAAGTAAGACAGGATATTCCACTGATGTTACTGTTCTAAATAAATTAGAAGGTGTTCATCCACTTATAGACACCATTCTCGAAAACCGCACCCTTGCTAAACTGAAATCTACCTATGTCGATGCTTTACCCTCACTGATTCAACCAAAAACTGGGCGCGTGCATACCGATTTCAATCAAACTGTTACCGCTACAGGACGCTTAAGCAGTTCCAATCCCAACTTGCAAAATATTCCCATCCGCACTGCCTTTAGTAAGCGGATTCGTGCAGGATTTTTGCCCAAGGAAGATTGGATTTTAATGGCTGCCGACTATTCTCAAATTGAATTGCGGATTCTTGCCCATTTAAGCCAAGAGCCTGAATTAATGCGAGCCTTTAACGCTGGTGAGGATGTGCATACAGTCACAGCGCAACTGCTGCTAGAAAAAGAAGAAGTAAATAGTGAAGAACGTCGCCTCGCCAAAATTATTAACTACGGTGTGATCTATGGCATGGGAGCGCAGAAATTTAGCCGTGATATTGGTGTGCCAGTAAAACAAGCCAAGCAATTCATTGAGAAATTCAACCAGCGCTATGAACGCATCTTTACCTATATGCAAAGCGTGGAAGCAGAAGCCGAACGGGATGGCTATGTGCAGACTGTGCTAGGCAGAAGACGCTATTTCCGCAATCTTAAAGATATGGGCGGCTATCAAAAAGCAGCCTTGTTGCGATCGGCAGTCAATGCACCGATACAGGGAACCAGCGCTGACATTGTGAAACTTGCGATGCTCAGAGTGCATGAACTTCTTAAAGATTATCAAGCACGACTACTGCTGCAAGTCCATGATGAATTAGTGTTCGAGGTTCCTCCTGAAGAAGTGGCGGAATTGCAACCAAAGATCAAATTAGCAATGGAAAATGCTTTGAAGCTTTCCGTCAAGCTAGAAGTAGATATTCACACTGGCAAAAATTGGATGGAGGCAAAGTAA
- the rsmH gene encoding 16S rRNA (cytosine(1402)-N(4))-methyltransferase RsmH, producing the protein MTAQFHHVPVLAEPTIAGLEIVSGGIYLDCTVGGGGHSALILQAAENVSLVGIDRDEMAIAAASENLKEYANRVTFWRGNFCEYKPAPDLKFDGILADLGVSSTQFDVAERGFSFRESGDLDMRMDNRQTLTAAEIINHYQEKELADIFFTLGEERLSRRIARQIVEKRPFRTTLELANAISACVPASYRHGRIHPATRTFQALRIAVNRELESLEKWLAIAPNWLKAGGKIAVITFHSLEDRIVKHTFREDDRLQVITKKVIIATDAEIRANPRSRSAKLRIAQKKE; encoded by the coding sequence ATGACTGCTCAGTTTCATCATGTCCCCGTCCTTGCCGAACCCACGATCGCAGGTTTAGAAATCGTTTCAGGTGGAATATATCTCGATTGCACAGTGGGTGGTGGTGGTCATAGCGCCTTGATTTTGCAAGCGGCGGAGAATGTGAGCTTAGTGGGAATCGATCGCGATGAAATGGCGATCGCTGCGGCTAGTGAAAATCTCAAAGAATATGCAAATAGAGTCACCTTTTGGCGAGGTAACTTTTGTGAATATAAACCCGCACCAGATTTAAAGTTTGATGGCATTCTTGCAGATTTGGGAGTGAGTTCAACCCAGTTTGATGTTGCCGAGCGAGGCTTTAGCTTTCGAGAATCTGGAGATCTCGATATGCGAATGGATAATCGCCAAACCCTTACAGCCGCCGAAATTATCAATCACTACCAAGAAAAAGAACTGGCGGATATCTTTTTTACGCTTGGAGAAGAAAGATTATCGCGCAGAATTGCCCGTCAGATTGTCGAGAAGCGTCCCTTTAGAACTACCTTAGAACTTGCTAATGCCATCTCCGCCTGTGTTCCCGCCAGCTATCGTCATGGCAGGATTCACCCCGCAACCCGCACCTTTCAAGCTTTACGCATCGCCGTTAACCGTGAATTAGAAAGCCTTGAAAAATGGCTAGCTATTGCACCCAATTGGTTAAAAGCTGGTGGCAAAATTGCGGTGATTACCTTCCATAGTTTAGAAGATCGCATTGTCAAGCATACTTTCCGCGAAGACGATCGCCTCCAAGTAATCACCAAAAAAGTGATCATTGCCACCGATGCAGAAATTCGCGCCAATCCGCGATCGCGATCGGCGAAATTACGCATTGCACAGAAAAAGGAATAA
- a CDS encoding BrnA antitoxin family protein: MNNKSILNKSETDWARIDAMSDEDIDFSDCPEATSEMFAKAVVRRAPKSQATITLKIDQDVLVWFKSQGDSAERQMAMALKIYAEANKAYLNV, from the coding sequence ATGAACAACAAATCTATTTTGAACAAATCTGAAACTGACTGGGCGCGGATTGATGCGATGTCCGATGAGGATATTGATTTTTCTGATTGTCCAGAAGCTACGTCTGAGATGTTTGCTAAGGCTGTAGTACGTCGCGCTCCTAAGAGTCAGGCAACGATAACTTTAAAGATTGATCAAGATGTATTGGTGTGGTTTAAATCTCAGGGTGATTCGGCAGAGCGTCAGATGGCGATGGCTTTAAAGATTTATGCTGAGGCAAATAAGGCATATTTAAATGTTTAA
- a CDS encoding HsdM family class I SAM-dependent methyltransferase codes for MTDNNNILQYESRIWATADLLRGCGIKESEWPSYMMPFFALVMIESRLIRMLDELTAEIGEAELADLDAEDRMTLIQDRGQGYNKFIFERNLTLKDICKNDKSFDNDFEAYLKGFDGETRDLLGVEATDGEKFLDIKGVIAKLKAKKVLLGYTKEWSGIDLKPFDNSAITTLEEHIKRRWADISAETAGEQYTPDDVIGLIAEIIASKIEDSDRLLKIYDCTCGGGNLLFGVEDRINAKVQRLTQTFGQDWNDALYALAKIESRFRLDSKIEHGNTLTDDKFYNDEFEVVIANPPYGVSWKGYEKAIKDDKTQRFQYVPSISDGQLLFMQHLISKLSEQGMGVVVHNGSTLFSGDAGSAESNIRKWMLDIDIVEAVIQLPTDEFFNTGIYTYLWVLNKRKSSDRLNKVMLINASEKFKPLKKNKGSKRKEIDETSRLEIVETLARFVDNDYARVFDKEFFYFNKQGIMLTNVDEQGRSFASHLKDGKTSLKLSPIALDNGVRSLTEFTITDYDAAKFDSLADLYEQDIKPFVDSLDYKDQPLVVTTDKAVYSFDSDRETIIKQSGSKREELGCGKIVVKSAFKKASKTQAERIEITVELTPDYQKDYEIIPFHRDEVANREAIAAFMAKYITKPFEYLENVVGVEINFNKVFYKPEKLRSVEEILGEIASLDQELQKLEKLIIDN; via the coding sequence ATGACTGATAACAATAACATTCTTCAATACGAATCAAGGATCTGGGCAACGGCGGATCTACTGCGCGGCTGTGGGATTAAGGAGTCAGAATGGCCGTCTTACATGATGCCTTTTTTTGCTTTGGTGATGATCGAAAGTCGTTTGATCAGGATGCTAGATGAACTGACTGCCGAAATTGGGGAGGCTGAGTTGGCGGATCTGGATGCAGAGGATCGAATGACGCTAATTCAGGATCGCGGTCAGGGCTATAACAAGTTTATTTTTGAGAGGAATCTGACTCTAAAGGATATTTGCAAAAACGATAAATCTTTTGATAATGATTTTGAAGCATACCTAAAGGGTTTTGATGGAGAAACTAGGGATTTATTAGGGGTTGAGGCGACGGATGGGGAAAAGTTTCTGGATATCAAGGGTGTAATTGCGAAACTAAAGGCGAAAAAAGTTTTGCTGGGCTATACCAAGGAATGGAGTGGCATTGACCTAAAGCCCTTTGATAACTCGGCAATCACGACTTTAGAGGAGCATATTAAGCGGCGCTGGGCGGATATTTCGGCTGAGACGGCGGGGGAACAGTATACGCCTGATGATGTGATTGGGCTGATTGCGGAAATTATTGCATCGAAAATTGAGGACAGCGATCGCCTTTTAAAAATTTATGACTGCACCTGTGGTGGCGGAAATTTGCTGTTTGGGGTAGAGGATCGAATTAATGCCAAGGTGCAGCGACTGACTCAGACTTTTGGGCAGGACTGGAATGATGCGCTGTATGCGCTTGCCAAGATTGAGAGTCGGTTTCGGTTGGATTCTAAGATCGAGCATGGCAATACGCTCACCGATGACAAGTTTTATAATGATGAATTTGAGGTGGTAATTGCGAATCCACCCTATGGGGTGAGTTGGAAGGGTTACGAAAAAGCAATTAAGGACGATAAGACGCAGCGTTTTCAGTATGTGCCGTCAATTTCCGATGGTCAGTTGTTGTTTATGCAGCATTTGATCTCGAAGCTGAGTGAGCAGGGTATGGGTGTGGTGGTTCACAATGGCTCGACGCTGTTTAGTGGCGATGCGGGTTCGGCTGAGAGCAATATTCGCAAGTGGATGTTGGATATCGATATTGTGGAGGCGGTGATCCAGTTGCCGACGGATGAGTTTTTTAATACGGGAATTTATACTTATCTGTGGGTGTTGAATAAGCGGAAGTCAAGCGATCGCCTGAATAAGGTGATGCTGATTAATGCGAGTGAAAAGTTTAAGCCGCTCAAGAAAAATAAAGGCTCAAAGCGTAAGGAAATTGATGAGACTAGTCGTTTAGAGATTGTGGAAACCTTGGCGCGGTTTGTGGACAATGACTATGCGCGTGTGTTTGACAAGGAGTTTTTCTATTTCAATAAGCAGGGGATTATGCTCACGAATGTGGATGAGCAGGGCAGGAGTTTTGCGAGTCATCTCAAGGATGGTAAGACTAGTCTGAAGTTATCGCCGATCGCGTTAGACAATGGGGTGCGATCGCTGACTGAGTTTACAATCACCGATTATGACGCGGCTAAGTTTGACTCGTTAGCTGACTTGTATGAGCAGGACATTAAGCCGTTTGTGGACTCGTTGGACTATAAGGATCAGCCGTTGGTGGTGACGACGGATAAGGCTGTTTATAGTTTTGATAGCGATCGCGAAACAATTATCAAACAATCTGGCTCGAAGCGTGAGGAGTTGGGCTGCGGAAAGATTGTGGTGAAGTCGGCTTTTAAAAAAGCGTCTAAAACTCAGGCAGAACGCATTGAGATTACGGTGGAGTTAACTCCTGACTATCAGAAGGATTATGAGATTATTCCCTTTCATCGTGATGAGGTGGCAAATCGGGAGGCGATCGCGGCGTTTATGGCGAAATATATTACGAAGCCGTTTGAGTATTTGGAGAATGTGGTAGGTGTGGAGATTAATTTTAATAAGGTGTTTTATAAGCCTGAAAAGTTGCGATCGGTTGAGGAGATTTTAGGAGAAATTGCATCTCTCGATCAGGAGCTGCAAAAATTAGAAAAATTGATAATTGACAATTAA